Proteins from a genomic interval of Papaver somniferum cultivar HN1 chromosome 4, ASM357369v1, whole genome shotgun sequence:
- the LOC113272107 gene encoding uncharacterized protein LOC113272107, with the protein MLRAYVLDFQGNWDEYLPWVQFAYNNSYHSSIGMAPFETLYGRPCRSPSCWVEVGEKRFLGPDLVQLTTEKILLFKDCLRKAQSKQKSYADRKRRSLPPELEMRHLVDEERSQQAELSELVVKPDATVEDKPIRIVEQQVRQLRSRAIPFVKVQWNPQDEREASWELENVIRRSHPHLFNNENKHISNLVATISNPYYIIGDLNALLDSSDGS; encoded by the exons ATGCTTCGAGCGTATGTTCTAGATTTCCAAGGAAATTGGGATGAATACTTACCGTGGGTACAATTTGCTTACAATAATAGTTATCATTCGAGCATTGGTATGGCTCCTTTTGAAACTCTTTATGGAAGACCTTGTCGTTCACCGTCGTGTTGGGTAGAAGTAGGTGAAAAGAGATTTTTGGGACCCGATTTGGTTCAACtaactacagagaaaatcttATTGTTTAAGGATTGTCTTCGTAAAGCTCAGAGTAAGCAGAAAAGTTATGCAGATAGGAAGCGTCGATCGTTACCTCCTGAGTTGGAGATGAG ACATTTAGTAGACGAAGAGCGGTCCCAACAAgcagaacttagtgagttggTTGTCAAACCAGATGCCACTGTTGAAGACAAGCCAATTCGTATTGTGGAGCAACAAGTAAGACAACTACGATCTCGCGCAATACCATTTGTAAAAGTGCAATGGAATCCACAAGACGAGCGAGAAGCTTCTTGGGAGCTTGAGAATGTTATTCGTCGTTCTCACCCGCATCTTTTTAATAACGAG AACAAGCACATCTCTAATTTGGTTGCAACAATCAGTAATCCTTACTACATTATTGGAGACCTTAATGCTCTTCTAGACTCTTCAGATGGTTCATGA
- the LOC113272108 gene encoding uncharacterized protein LOC113272108: MIAHECKDEMIKIFSAIGPSCTEVFQQRLATFQLTGDAHTWWTSASRGLDHATMTWKDFIQYEIEYSRLSMFVPHLVDTEEKNRRRFVYGLNAVYQRHIVTNHMIDTYVRAVECARELEKDHLDHKRDGEYLKKESKVDRASKASSSQYGSAEGDATAAKPINSKGYCYNCREKEHNASECTKEKPRGQGQLFAVQPRETENATLGCTFFILIEPVSILFDTGSTYSFISAKLVRMINLSVVVWDFPLCVATLTSSMVGLSKRVDACPIMIGDVEHSTYLYVLEMVPYDTITFAKTCQSKVVVKTTSRSLFVEAFLNHIEGEVVDNESLQIASIPVVSDFAYLFREVPGLPPSRQELKSQIDHLLSQGFIRRSSSPWGAPVLFVKKKDGSLRLCVDCRELNKVTIRNKYPLPRINDLFDQLKRAILFSKIDLRSGYHQLLVRE, encoded by the exons ATGATAGCCCATGAATGTAAGGATGAGATGATCAAGATTTTTAGCGCCATCGGACCTTCTTGCACAGAAGTCTTTCAGCAGAGATTAGCTACCTTTCAGCTCACTGGAGATGCTCATACTTGGTGGACTTCAGCTTCACGTGGCTTGGATCATGCCACCATGACATGGAAAGACTTCATTC AGTACGAAATTGAATACTCAAGATTGTCAATGTTTGTACCTCACCTGGTAGATACAGAAGAGAAAAATAGGCGTAGGTTTGTTTATGGTCTGAATGCTGTGTATCAGAGGCATATTGTTACAAATCATATGATTGACACATATGTTAGAGCTGTTGAGTGTGCCAGAGAACTTGAGAAAGACCATTTGGATCATAAGAGGGATGGTGAATACCTGAAGAAGGAGAGTAAGGTTGACCGTGCATCAAAGGCTTCGTCGAGTCAATATGGAAGTG CTGAGGGCGATGCTACTGCCGCCAAACCAATTAACTCCAAAGGGTATTGTTATAACTGTCGTGAAAAGGAGCACAATGCATCCGAATGTACCAAAGAGAAG CCTCGTGGTCAGGGTCAACTCTTTGCCGTGCAACCTCGTGAAACAGAGAATGCTACTTTGGGATGTACTTTCTTCATTTTAATTGAACCTGTAAGTATTTTATTTGATACCGGATCTACTTATTCTTTCATTTCTGCTAAGTTAGTTCGCATGATAAATCTTTCTGTGGTAGTATGGGATTTTCCTCTATGTGTTGCTACCCTTACTAGTAGTATGGTAGGGTTGAGCAAAAGGGTTGATGCTTGTCCCATTATGATTGGAGATGTTGAGCATTCGACATATCTTTATGTGCTAGAGATGGTTCCTTACGAT ACAATCACTTTTGCAAAGACGTGTCAATCCAAGGTAGTGGTGAAGACTACATCTCGAAGCCTATTTGTAGAAGCTTTCCTTAACCATATCGAGGGTGAAGTAGTAGATAATGAGTCTCTGCAAATTGCAAGTATACCTGTGGTGTCTGATTTTGCGTATTTGTTCCGAGAGGTTCCTGGGTTACCTCCAAGTAGGCAA GAATTGAAGTCTCAGATTGACCATCTTTTAAGTCAAGGATTTATTCGACGTAGTTCTTCACCATGGGGTGCTCCTGTTTTATTTGTGAAAAAGAAAGATGGTTCTTTACGATTGTGTGTTGATTGCCGTGAACTAAACAAGGTCACGATAAGAAACAAGTATCCTTTACCCAGGATTAATGATCTATTTGACCAGTTAAAAAGAGCTATATTGTTTTCGAAGATCGACTTGCGATCAGGCTATCATCAGCTTCTTGTTAGAGAGTAA